From Streptomyces sp. SAI-135:
TGTCTCACCAACAGGCGGCCACCTTCGCAATCGATGAACGAGTGTAAACGCAGGGCCAGTTCACGCCCCTCGACGTGCCAGCGCCACCATGCACGAGCTCGTAAAGCGTGTTGCAGAAGGCCGTGATCAGGGCATTTCCCATGTATGCGTGGGGTGTTGAGGGCTGATCCGTTGTGGGTGGAGACGTTCACGGGCTTGCGGATGCGGCAGTTCGAAGGCCTGTTACGGGTGGTGCGGGAGCGGGGCGGCAACGGTCCTGGTGGCGGTCGGCCGTGGTGCCTGCCGTTGGCAGACCGGGTGCTGCTGGTGGCGGTCTACTACCGGACCAACCTGACCATGCGGCAGCTCGCGCCGCTGTTCGCCGTCTCGCCGGCGACGGTGTGCCGGGTCATCCAGCGGCTACGTCCCCTTCTCGCCCTCGAGCCGGTTTCCCGGCCCGCCGACGCCGCGGACCGGTTGTGGATCGTGGACGGTACCTTGATTCCGGTACGGGACCGGCAGGTCGGTGCCTCGAGCCGCAACTACCGGTTCTCGGCAAATGTGCAGGTCATCATCGATGCCGACACCAGGCTGGTCGTGGCCACGGCTCGGCCGGCACCGGGCAACAGGGCCGACGCTCAGGTCTGGCGGAACTCCGGTCTTGACCAGCACTGCAACGGCGTCACGGTGCTGGGCGATGGCGCCTACATAAACACCGGCCTGGTCGTCCCGCACCGAAAACGGCCCGGCCGGCCACTCCTCGCGGGTGAGGAGGAAGACAACGCGGAACATCGCCGGGTTCGTGCCCGCGTCGAGCATGCTTTCGCCCGGATGAAGAACTACAAGATCCTGCGTGACTGCCGCCAGCGCGGCGACGGCCTTCACCACGCTGTCCAGGCCGTCGCCCACATGCAGAACCTCGCCTTGGCCGCGTGATCAGAACAGCAGAAACCCGGGCCTGACCTGCCCGATCACGGCCTTCTGCAACACGCTTTAAGAGGTCGTTTTCATCTGCCTCGAACAGGTATGGGGCGATTCTCGGGGTGCGGGGTGGCGGTGCGGAAGGGGCTGTGGGTGTGGTCGGGTCCTGTGGGCCCTGCGGGGTGACGGGCGGGGCGGGATGCGACTCGTTCCTGTCTCATCCCAGGATGCCCCCGTCTTCGTGGCCGTGTGCTTCGGGCGCCGTTGCTTCGCGCCTGGCAACCCCCCGATCCGCGGCGATACGCCGGAAGCATGCCGTCGCGACGTCCGTATCCGAGTGATCTGTCCGATGCCCGCTGGGAGTTGATCGAGCCGGTGCTCTCGGCCTGGCGCTTCGAGCGCCGCGGCCGGGCTCTGGACTTCGGCCGGCCACCCGAGCACGACCTGCGCGACATCATGGACGCGATCTTGTATGTGGACCGCACCGGGATCCAGTGGCGCTATCTCCCGCACGACTTCCCGCACTGGAACACGGTCTATGGCT
This genomic window contains:
- a CDS encoding transposase family protein, yielding MRGVLRADPLWVETFTGLRMRQFEGLLRVVRERGGNGPGGGRPWCLPLADRVLLVAVYYRTNLTMRQLAPLFAVSPATVCRVIQRLRPLLALEPVSRPADAADRLWIVDGTLIPVRDRQVGASSRNYRFSANVQVIIDADTRLVVATARPAPGNRADAQVWRNSGLDQHCNGVTVLGDGAYINTGLVVPHRKRPGRPLLAGEEEDNAEHRRVRARVEHAFARMKNYKILRDCRQRGDGLHHAVQAVAHMQNLALAA